In Streptomyces sp. TLI_146, the genomic stretch GACGTACTACGCGTCGGGGCGCGCGGTGGAGACGGCCGACGTGGTCGTCCCCGCCGACCGGTACCGGATCGCGTACCACCTGCCGGTGAAGTAGGTGGGCTGGGTGAACCGGGCTGCCGTGGCGGTGTCGGCGACGGGCTGACCCGGGGTCAACTCCCTTGTCGGGGGCGCGCTCGAAGGAGTGCGCCCCCCTCGTCATGCCCCCGTGTGGCCGGATCCGTATCTCTTTGTGTAAACGCGGATCCGCTGAGTGAAGGTCAGGCGTAGGCTCGGGCATATGCGGAATGCGGTTTCCTGGGGATCTTCACAGACCTGCACGCCGACAGCGGGAGGGGCGCGATGAACGACGGTGGCGTGGTGCTTTCCTGGCAGGTCATACGTCAGGACGACAACGGCAACCGCTACCGCGTCGGCAGGTACGCCACCCGGGCCGAGGCCCAGAAGATCGTCGACAGCCTCGATGACCTGGGACATCACCGGCTCTACTGGGTCGAGAGGATCGCCCAGCCGGCGCAGTAGCACGGCGCCCGGCGGGTGCGGACGGGGAGGCGGAGCCGCACGGCGGCCCGGCGGACCGGACCCCGCCGGGCGCGCGTTACGCTCCGGCGCATGGACGTTCGTGTGGTGGTCGCCGGAGCCGTGTTCGACAGGGGCAGGCTGCTCGCCGCGCGCCGCAGCGCCCCGCCCGAGCTGGCCGGGCGCTGGGAGCTGCCCGGCGGCAAGGTGGAGCCGGGCGAGCGGCCCGAGGACGCCCTGGTGCGCGAGCTGCGCGAGGAACTGGGCGTGGAGGCCGAGCCGCTGGAGCGGATCCCGGGGGAGTGGCCGCTGAAGCCCGGGCTCGTCCTGCGGGTGTGGACCGCCCGCCTGGTCTCCGGCGAGCCCCGGCCCCTGGAGGACCACGACGCCCTGCGCTGGCTCGCCCCCGACGAGACGGACGAGGTCGACTGGCTGCCGCAGGACCGCCCGGCGGTGAAGGAGGCCGCGCGGATGCTGGGGGCGAGGCAGAGCCGTACGGGGTCCTGACCCGGGATACGCCGTTCGCGTCACCCCTGGCACCGTCAGGGGATAGCTGACCCCAAATATCGGGTATGTGGCTATTAATCCTTCTAAACCCCCCGAAGAGTCGGATGCGGGTGAGCGGCGTGATCGACACCTCCGGCGGCTGCGCCGAGTGGACTTTCCCGGCGGAGGCCAACGCGGTGCGCACCGCGCGCCACGCCGTCCGGGACACGTTGCGCAGCTGGGCGCTGGACCCTGCCGTCAGCGATGTGGCGGTGCTGCTGGTCAGTGAGCTCGTGACCAATTCCCTGCGGTACGCCTCGGGCCCCATCGGGGTCCGGATGGCCCGCCTCGACCCCGGCGCCCTGCTGGTGGAGGTCTCCGACCCGCTGCCCGAGGAGCCGGTCGAGCGGAGCGCCGGACCGGACGACGAAGGGGGCCGGGGTCTTCAGTTGGTGGCTTGTTCTGCACGGCGCTGGGGGACCCGACGCGGCAGGACGGGCAAGACCGTGTGGTTCGAGCTGGCCCTGCCGGGTTAGAAGGAGGGAGGGACGAACGATCACGACCCGTTCGGACGGCCAGGCCGGGAGACGGCCGGAAAAGAACGAGACCGGGATGTGATCGTGAACGCCGTGTCGGCGGGGGCCGTAGTACTGAATACTGCGGTCAAGGCCGGTCCGGTGCGGTGAGCTGGAGGGGACGGTCGCGTGAGCGAGATACCTGAGACGGCGGGCGGCGTCGTGTGGCAGAGCAGCCCGCCTGGCTCGATCTATGACTACATCAGGGTCGCCTCGTTCTCGATCGGGCCCGACGGGCTGATCGAGCAGTGGAGCCTGCGGGCCGAGGAGCAGTTCGGGCTGTCCGCCCGCGAGGTCGTGGGAATCGACCCGGTCGACGCCTTCATGCCCCCTGAACTGCGCTCCCAAGGTCACCGCCGGGTCGCCGAGATCCTGGACGGGCGTGAGTGGACCGGTCTGGTCCCGTTCCGCACGCCGGAGCGGGAGGGGCGGCACGGGCTCGCCGAGCTCTATGTGATGCCGAGTGAGACGGCGGCCGGGGAACGCGGCGCGCTCTGTATCGTCGTGGACGTCCGGGCGCTGCGCGGCATAGAGACCGACCTCGCCGCCTCGCAGGCCATTTTCGGTCAATCTCCCTTCGGCTTCCTACTGTTCGGCACGGACCTCACCGTCCTGCGCGCCAACCGGCGGTTCGCCACCGTCTTCGGCGGCGAGCCCGACGAGCACCGCGGCCGCACCGTCCACGACTATCTGAGCCGCGCCGAGGCCGACCGGATGGGCGCCGCCCTGCGCCGCGTCCTCGAAACCGGCGAGGCCGTCACCGACCTCCAGCTCGTCGGCACCGCACCCGGCGACCCGGCCCGCCGCCACTGGTCGATCAACCTCTACCGGGTGCACAGCGGGACCGGCCGGCCCATCGGCGTCGCCAGCCTCGGCATCGATGTGACCCGCCGTCACAATGCCGCCCGCGAGGCCGCCGACGCCCGCCGCAACCTCGCCCTGCTCAACGAGGCGGGCAACCGCATAGGCAACTCCCTCGACCTGGAGACCACCGCCCGCGAACTCCTCGACGTCGCCGTCCCCGGCTTCTGCGACCTGGCCTCCGTCGACCTCTACCAGGCACTGCTCGCCGGGGACGAGGCCATCCAGAGCCGCGCCGACGGCAGCGCCGAGCTGCGCCGGGTCGCCTTCGCCAGCGCCGTCTCGGACGCGCCGCCCACCCTCACCGGCACCGCCCCGACCGCATCCGTCTCCGTGGGGGACGTCCATCGCTACCCCTTCCACTCGCCCTGCGCCGATGCCCTGCGCACCGGCCGTCCACGTGCCGTACCGGGCGACGAGGGCAGCCTGGTGCACACCACGCTCGCCGTCCCGATGGTCGCCCACGACACCGTCGTCGGCCTCGTCCAGTTCTCCCGAGCCAAGGGCAGCGAGCCCTTCGGTGAACGCGACCGCGCCCTCGCCACCGAACTCGCCTCCCGCGCCGCCGTCTGCATCGACAACGCCCGCCTCTACCGGAGGGAGCACGAGCGCGCGCTGATACTGCAGCGCTCCCTGCTCCCGCCCGGCGACCCCGAGGCCGCCGGGCTGGACATCGCCTGCCGCTATCTGCCCGGCAACGCCGCCACCGAGGTCGGCGGCGACTGGTTCGACGTCATCGAACTCCCCGGCCACCGCACCGCCCTGGTCGTCGGCGACGTGATGGGCCGCGGTCTGCGGGCCGCCGTCGCCATGGGCGAACTGCGCACCGCCGTACGGACCCTGGCCATGCTCGACCTGGAGCCCGCCGAGGTGCTCTCGCACCTGGACGAGATCGCCCGGGGCCTGGGCGACCCCGGCGGCCCCGAGCGCGAGGCGGGCGGCAACCGGCGCGGCCGCCCCGGCTCCCGCACCGCCCACAAGTCCCGCGAGGCCGACCTCTCCGAGGTGTACCTCGCGACCTGTGTGTACGCGGTGTACGACCCGGTGACGCGGCGCTGCTCCATAGCCAACGCGGGCCATCTGCCCCCGGTCCTGGTCGAGCCCGGCGAGCCCCCGCTGTTCCTGGACATGCCGCCCGGGCTGCCGCTCGGCGTGGGCGGGGAGCCGTTCGAGGAGATCGAGGTCGACCTCCCCGAGGGCGCCCTGCTCGCGCTCTACACCGACGGTCTGGTGGAGTCCCGCGACCACCCTCTGGAGGAGGGCCTGCGGGCCTTCCGCAAGGCCATCAGCGACCCGGTCCCGGGCCTGGAGGACGTCTGCGACCAGGTCCTCAACACCCTGGACACCCGCCACGGCGAGGACGACATCGCCCTGCTCATGGCCCGCATCCAGGGCCTGCCCACGGACGCCGTCGGCGACTGGCGGCTGCCGCGCTCACCGCGCTCGGTCGGCCGCGCCCGCGAGCTCGCCCGCACCCAGCTGCTCGCCTGGGACCTGGACGACCTCGTGGACACCACCGAACTGCTGGTGAGCGAACTCGTCACCAACGCCCTGCGGTACGGCGAGGGCGAGGTACGGCTGCGGCTGCTGCGGGACCGTACGCTCGTCTGCGAGGTGTGGGACGCGGGTCTGGTCCAGCCGAGACGCCGGCGGGCCCGGGACACGGACGAGGGCGGCCGGGGACTCCAGCTCGTCGGCCTGCTGAGCGCGGGGTGGGGCTCGCGCCGCACCCCGCGCGGCAAGACGGTCTGGTTCGAACTCGCCCTTCCGGACGGGGAGTCCGCCCCCGTGGCCGAGCTGACGGAGGAGCAGCTGCTCAGCATGTTCTGACCCGGGGGCGCGTACCGGTGGCGTACCCGTGGTGTGGTGTCGACGTGCCCCTGCGTCGTCTACGTCGTCGCCTTCAGTGCCGCCAGCCGCGCCTCCACCTCCGCCGTGTCGCCCGGGGCGTCCAGGTGCTCGAACTGGGCGTCCAGGGACGAGGCGGCGAGCTCCTGACCGCCCCGCGCCCGCGCCTCCTCGCGCCGCAGCTTGTCCTCGAAGCGGGGTATCTCACCGGCCGGGTCGAGCAGATCCACACTCTTCAGTCCGTCCGGCAATCGGCTCCCCGCCGAGTCGGCCCGGGACGCCAACTCGCCCTGCTCCGCCCTCAGCACGTCCAGCTGGGACTTCATCCGGGCCAGGCCGGACTTGAGCTTCTCCACCACCTCCACCTGCGCGGCGATCACCGGCTCCGCCGCCCGCGCCTCGCTCTCCGACTGCACCTGTCTGCCCAGCGCCACCTTGGCCAGGCGGTCGAACCGGTCGGCCTCGTCCGCGAAGCCGCCCGCGCGCAGCCCGTCGGCCTTCCTGCTGGCCGCGACCGCCTGGTCGCCCCACGCCTTGGCGGCGGCCAGGTCCTCCACCCGGTCCAGCTCCATCAGCCGTACGTCGCCGACGGCCGAGGCGGCGGCCTGCTCCGCCTCCGCGATATTGCCCGTGTACTCCCGTATCAGCTCGTCCAGCATCTTCTGCGGGTCCTCGGCCTGGTCGAGGAGCGCGTTCACGTTGGCCTTCGCCAGCCGGCCGACCCGGCCCAGTACCGACTGCCTGTCGTTCATGGCTCTTCTCCTTGCGCCGGAAGGTCCCCTGGTCCCGAAAGCTCTCCTCGCCCCGGAAGGTCTTCTGCTCCTGATACACCGCCCGGCCCGTTCGGGTTCCCGATCGCGCCGGAGGTCTGTGGATCGTGGTCGTAGGCGTGTACGTCCGCGTCCGCGAGTGCGAGCGCCTGCCGCGCCAGGGTGTCGGCCCGGCGCACCTCGACGAGGGCGCCCGGCGCGTCCGGTCCGGCCGTCTCCTCGGACTGGGCGAGGTGGCGGCGGGCCTCCGCGAGCCGGGTGCGGGCCGGGCTGCCGACGGCGTCCCGGTGTTCGGTGATGCGGTCGTCCGCCGCCGCGATCGTTGCGCGGGTCGTGAGGGTGGTCCGCTCCAGGAGCGTGCGGGTGCGCTGCGCGCTGTTCTTGTGCTCCTGTGCGCCCATGTCGGCCAGGGCCTCGTCCAGCGACGCCTCCGCCTCGCCGAGTCGGCGCAGCGCGTCGAGCGGGTCGTACGGGCCGGCCGCCCGTGCCCGGCCCACGCCGAGGAGCGCCGTCTCGGCCGCGGCCACCCGGCTGCGCAGGTCGACGGGGTCGGGGGCAGGGGAATCCGCAGTCCGGCGGGAACGGGGTGCCGCCGCGCCCACCCGTGCCGCCCCAGCGGCACGATTGCCCGCATCGGTGGCGGAAGCGACAGCCTCCGGCAACAGCTTCTCCGCCTCCGCGAGTTCCCGGCCCCGCCGGTCGATCGCGTCCACCAGCGCGGCCGCGTGGGCGACGGCGCCCTCGGCGGCGCGCACCTGCGCCGCGGCCTCGCCCCGGTCGTCCCCGTCGAGGGCCTGGCGGGCCGCGTTGAGGGCGGCCGTGGCGGCGATCAGGCGTTCCTTGGCCTCCTCGACATGGTCCGCGACGGGTGCGGTCGCGGACTCCGCGTACCGCTGGCGCAGCGCGGTCAGCGTCGAGTCCGCCGCGGCCGTACGCCCGGCGAGCGTGCGGAAGGCCGTCTCGACCGTCTCCAGCGCCTTCGGGGTGTCGCGTTCCAGCCCCCGCAGCGCGTCGAAGGCCTCCGACTCGGCGTCCAGCCGACGGCCGGCCGCCGCGCACCGCGAGACGATCTCCTCCAGCATCCGCCGCCGGGCCGCCGCGCCCTCCTCCGGCAGCTCCGGCTCGTCCGGCGGGGCCGGGCCCTGAGGCAGGGCGAGCCCCTCCGGCGGCGGGTCGTCGTCGAGCTGCTGGCGCAGCCGGAAGGCGGTGGCCAGTTCGGACCTGGCGTAGGTGACGGCCTTCGCGAACGGCCGGGCCGCCTCATTTCCGAACTGGGCGACGGCGAAACCCAGTTCCTCGTCACTCGTTCGAATGGCTTCATCGGTGGCGACCAGGGTCCGGTCCGCCTCCGCCGCCAGGGCCGCGAGGCCGTCCGGCGCGATGTCCTGGGGTGAGCCCGTATCCCGTCCCCCGCCCTGCGCCCCCGCGCCCTGGGCGCTCGCGGGGGTGGTCCGGGTGGTGGCCCGCCGCTTCCTGCGCGCGTACGCGTACCCGGCCAGCACACCCGCGACGGCCAGGATGCCGACCGGCAGGACGTAGTCGCTCGCCGAGGCCGGCCCGTCGTGCCGGGCGGGCTCGGCCAGGGCGGCGTCCAGGCCCTCGGCCGCGCCGACCGTGGCCCCCGCCCAGTCGCCGCGCCGCAGGGCGGGCTCGACCGACTCTCGGGCCACCTGGCCGAGCGTCTGGTCGCTGAGCCGGAAGGCCTGGTCGACCGAGTACGCGTACTGCCGCGACCCGGTGGCGACGGCCAGCAGGACGTCGTCCCGGCCCAGCCCGTTCAGCTGCGCGGTGGTGTCGGCCCAGTCCTGGGCGGTACGGCCGGAGAAGTCGTCCACGTACACCGCGAAGAGCTGGACCAGGCGGTCCTCGTGGAGGCGGTCGAGCGCGGCGGCCACCTCCGGCGCGCGGGCGCCCAGCGCGTGCGCGCGGTCGGTGATCAGCCCGCTCCCGGCGAGGTTCACCGGGTCCTCGGCGTGCGCGGGTCCCGCGCCGGGCAGTGCCGCCCAGCACATGGCCAGCAGCACGGCCGCCAGGGCCCGGACGGCCCGGACGGCGATGCGGGGCCCGGTGCGACTGACACGCGGCGTCACATTTGTGAGCGTATGGCGGTATCTGCCGCTCCGCGACCGGGCGGGAGCCGCCGGACCGGGGAATCCGCGCCCCGCTCGTTAGGCAGCAGGCCACCGGGAGGTCATACTTCCACGGCACACTGACAGTCAGGGGTACTCGTGCGGACAGCAATATCGGCCGGAGTGGACGGCCTGCGCCGGTGGTTCAGGCGCCCGGCGCGGACGTGGGTGCGGCGTGCCGCGCTGGCGGCCGTGCTCCTGGTGATGGCGCCCATGGTGGTCGGCGCGGTGGCGCTGCGCAGCAGCTACGCGGGCGACCCGGGCGACGGCACCAGAACGCGCGGCCGGGACGCCATCTGGCTCGGCCACGCCTGGGTCGACGGCCGCAAGAGCGACCGCGACCTGGACACCTTCGCCGCGCGCGTACGGGAGACGGGGATACACGACCTGTACGTCCACGCCGGACCCCTGGAGCACGACGGGACGCTGCCCGCGGCCCGCTACCCCAAGGCGCGCTGGCTGGTCGACGGCGTGCACCGCAGGCTGCCCGGCGTGCGCGTGCAGGCCTGGCTCGGCGACAAGCTCGCCACCGAGGGCCCCAGGGGGCTGCGGCTGGAGCGCCCGGCCACCCGTACCGCGATGGTGGACTCGTCCCGCCAGGTGCTGGCGTCCGGCGGGTTCGACGGCGTCCACTTCGACCTGGAGCCGATGCCCTCGGGCAACCGCCACTTCCTCGAACTGCTCGACGCGGTGCGGCCGATGACGCGAGCGCACAACGCGACGCTGTCGGTCGCCGCGCACCAGATCGACCCGGTGCCCAAGCTGCACGCCGCCGCGCGCAAGATCGCCGGGCACCCGAAGTGGTGGTCGCAGGCGTACTTCGGGCAGGTGGCCCAGCGCGTCGACCAGATCGCCGTGATGTCGTACGACACCTCGATGCCGCTGGAGAGCCTGTACGGCGGCTATGTCGCCCAGCAGGCCTCGCTGGCGCTCGAAGTGACGCCCAGGGACACCGATCTGCTGATGGGGCTGCCGTTCTTCCAGACGGAGACCATGGGCCACCACGCCTCGGCCGAGACGGTCAAGGCGGCGGTGCGCGGTGTGCGGCTCGGCCTGGGCCGCACCGACCGCCACCGCCAGCACTTCGGCGTGGCGCTCTATGTGGACTTCACCGCGCGCGACCGTGACTGGGCCGCGTACGACAAGGACTGGAACTGAGGCACGGCGGTACGGCGGCGGGGCCCGGCATCCACTGATGCCGGGCCCCGCCGCCGTAGCGCACCCACTCCCGCGGCCCTAACCGCCGGACCGGCGGCCGATCTTGTTGCCGAGCCAGACCAGCGGGTCGTACTTGCGGTCCACCGCCCGCTCCTTGAGCGGGATCAGCGCGTTGTCGGTGATCTTGATGTGTTCGGGGCAGACCTCCGTGCAGCACTTGGTGATGTTGCAGTAGCCCAGGCCGTGCTCGTCCTGGGCGGTGGCCTTGCGGTCCAGGCCCGTCTCGCCGGCCGCGTCCAGCGGGTGCATGTCCAGCTCCGCGATCCGCATCAGGAAGCGCGGGCCCGCGAAGGCGGCCTTGTTCTCCTCGTGGTCGCGCACCACATGGCAGGTGTCCTGGCACAGGAAGCACTCGATGCACTTGCGGAACTCCTGCGAGCGCTCCACGTCGACCTGCTGCATCCGGTACTCGCCCGCGGCGACCCCCTTCGGGGGAACGAAGGCGGGAACTTCCCGCGCCTTCCGGTAGTTGAAGGTGACGTCGGTCACCAGGTCGCGGACGACCGGGAACGCCCGCAGCGGAGTGACCGTGATCGTCTCCTCCGGCGAGAAGACCGACATCCGGGTCATGCACAGGAGCCGGGGCCGCCCGTTGATCTCCGCCGAGCACGAACCGCACTTGCCCGCCTTGCAGTTCCAGCGCACGGCCAGGTCCGGGACCTGGGTGGCCTGGAGCCGGTGGATGATGTCGAGGACCACCTCGCCCTCGTTCACCTCGACCTTGAAGTCCTCCAGGGCGCCGCCGCCGGTGTCGCCCCGCCAGACCCGGAAGCTCGCGTCATACGTGGTCACTCGTAGAGCTCCTCTTCGGCGAGGTACTTGACCAGCTCCTCCTTCTCGAAGAGGGCGAGCAGGTCGGCACGGATGGGTTCGGTCTCTTCGCGTACGAGCCGGATCTGGCCCCGCACCGGGTCGGTGGCCGCGAGGCCCTCGGTGGGGTCGGCCAGTCGGCACAGCAGGTTCGCCCGTCGCCAGCTCCGGTCCATCGCGGGCCAGTCCTCGCGGGTGTGGCCGCCCCGGCTCTCGGTGCGCTCCAGGGCCGCGCGCGCCACGCACTCGCTGACCAGGAGCATGTTCCGCAGGTCGAGGGCGAGGTGCCAGCCGGGGTTGAACTGGCGGTGCCCCTCCACCCCGGCGCGCCGGGCCCGTACGCGCAGCTCGCCCAGCTTCTCCAGGGCCTGCCGCATCTCCGCGTCCCGGCGGATGATGCCGACCAGGTCGTTCATGGCCTGCTGGAGCTCCTGGTGGAGGGTGTACGGGTTCTCCGGCGCCGCGCCCTCCTGGGGCTCGGCGCTGAACGGCCGCAGCGCCTCGGCCGCCGCCAGGTCCACCTGGGCCTCGTCGACCGCCGGGCGGGCACCGGCCAGGGCCGAGGCGTACTCGGCGGCGTGCAGTCCCGCGCGGCGGCCGAAGACCAGCAGGTCGGAGAGGGAGTTGCCGCCGAGGCGGTTGGAGCCGTGCATCCCGCCGGCCACCTCGCCCGCGGCGAACAGGCCGGGCACCCCGCGCGCGGCCGCGGTGTCCGACTCCACGGCGATGCCGCCCATCACGTAGTGGCAGGTCGGGCCGACCTCCATCGGCTCGGCCGTGATGTCGACGTCGGCCAGCTCCTTGAACTGGTGGTGCATGGACGGCAGCCGGCGCCGGATCACCTCGGCGGGCATCCGGGTGGAGACGTCCAGGAAGACGCCGCCGTGCGGGGAGCCGCGGCCCGCCTTCACCTCGGAGTTGATGGCGCGGGCGACCTCGTCGCGGGGGAGCAGCTCGGGCGGGCGGCGGTTGTGGTCCGGGTCCTCGTACCAGCGGTCGCCCTCCTCCTCGGACTCCGCGTACTTCTCCTTGAAGACGTCCGGCACGTAGTCGAACATGAAGCGCTTGCCCTCGGAGTTGCGCAGCACACCGCCGTCGCCGCGCACCGACTCGGTGACCAGGATGCCCTTGACCGAGGGCGGCCAGACCATGCCCGTCGGGTGGAACTGCACGAACTCCATGTTCAGCAGCGGGGCTCCGGCGAGCAGCGCGAGGGCGTGGCCGTCGCCGGTGTACTCCCACGAGTTCGACGTCACCTTGAAGGACTTGCCGATGCCGCCGGTCGCCAGGACCACGGCCGGGGCCTCCAGGACGAAGAACCGGCCCGACTCGCGCTCGTAGCAGAAGGCGCCCGACACCCGGTCGCCTTCCTTGAGGCTGTGTTCTTTCAAGATCCGGGTGACCGTGCACTCCTGGAAGACCTTCAGCCGGGCCTCGTAGTCGCCGAACTCGCGCATGTCGTCCTGCTGGAGCGAGACGATCTTCTGCTGGAGGGTGCGGATGAGCTCAAGGCCGGTGCGGTCGCCCACGTGGGCCAGGCGCGGGTACTCGTGGCCGCCGAAGTTGCGCTGGGAGATCCGGCCGTCCGCCGTACGGTCGAAGAGGGCGCCCCAGGTCTCCAGCTCCCACACCCGGTCGGGCGCCTCGCGCGCGTGGAGCTCGGCCATCCGCCACTGGTTGAGGAACTTGCCGCCGCGCATGGTGTCGCGGAAGTGGACCTGCCAGTTGTCGCCGGAGTTGACGTTGCCCATGGAGGCGGCGATGCCGCCCTCGGCCATCACCGTGTGCGCCTTGCCGAAGAGGGACTTGCAGATCACCGCGGTACGGGCGCCCTGCTCGCGGGCCTCGATGGCGGCCCGCAGGCCCGCACCGCCCGCGCCCACCACGACCACGTCCCACTGCTGTCGTTCCGCTTGCGTCATCAGAAGAACCTCGGATCGTCGAACGCCCCGGTGGCGAGGAAGTACACGTACAGGTCGGCCAGCGAGACACTGATCAACGAGGCCCAGGCGAGCAGCATGTGATGCTGGTTCAGCTTTCCGGCCCAGCCCCACAGCCGGTAGCGCACCGGATGCTTGGAGAAGTGCCGCAGCTTGCCGCCGACGATGTGCCGGCAGGAGTGGCAGGAGAGGGTGTACGCCCAGATCAGCACGATGTTGACGGTGAAGATCAGGGTGCCGAGCCCCATGTGGCCCCACCGGTAGTGCTCGTCGCGATAGGCGAGCACCGCGTCGTACGTGAGGAACGCGGCGACCGGCAGCGCGAAGTAGAACGTGTACCGGTGGATGTTCTGGATGATCAGCGGGAAGCGGGTCTCGCCCGAGTACTTCTTGTGCGGCTCGGCCACCGCGCAGGCGGGCGGCGAGGCCCAGAAGCCCCGGTAGTAGGCCTTGCGGTAGTAGTAGCAGGTGCCCCGGAAGGCGAGCGGGAAGATCAGGATCAGCAGGGCGGGGGACAGGCCCCACCAGCTGCCGATGAGGTCGGCGTTCGGGCCGCCGCGCATCGGGACGCAGTTGTCGGCGACGCACGGCGAGTAGAACGGCGAGACGTACGGAGCGGCGTAGTAGTCGTCGTTCACGAAGGCCCGCCAGGTCGAGTAGACGACGAAGGCGAGCAGTCCGGCGGCGGTCACGGCGGGCGCCAGCCACCAGCGGTCGGTGCGCAGATGGCGGGGCGCGATGGCGGCGCGCGAGGCGTCGTGAACGCCGGTGAGCGGTTGGGGTTCGGTGCCTGTGGCCAACAGTGGCTCCAGTCGCGTGAGTCAGGGGGCGCGCCGGTCGCGGGCGCCCAGACCTTCGTCGTCCGAGTCCGTCCACAGCGAGGCGTCGTACGGCGTGTCCGGGATGGTGACCAGGTCGGGGCGGGCCTCGGCGGCGTGCGGAGCGGTCGCGCGCAGCAGCGCGACGCTCTCGCGCAGATGGTCGGTGTCGGTCCGTACCCGCCGGATGTCCAGGCCGCCGTCGCCGACCTGTTTCTCCAGCCGCCCCACCGACCTCACCAGGTCGTCGAGACAGCGCTGAACCGACGTCAACTCGTCGTGCAGGGACATGACGTGCCCTACCTTCCGCAGTGGCGGGCGGTGACCGGTCGTGCCGGAGGGCGACCTCCGGATCCCCCCGAAAGGTCATGCGCCTGAGAGTGTCGCGCGTCACTTCCGCGATTGTGAAGGTGTGTGCACCGGGTTCCGGGGGCGCGCACCACCCCGTACGCGCCGTCATTGCGCCGCACGGGTGGGATCCGGCCGCCGCCGCGCCGTGTCGCCGTACGGGCGGGGGCGCCGTCCTCTTCAGTGAGTGGGCAATACGTGTGATCATCGCGAAATGCCACCAAGCAAACAAAACTGACGAAGAGGTACAAAACATGCCCCACGTCGGCGTTCAGCGCGGGAGGGCATCCCGGGCGATCCGCACCGTCGCCGCGATCCGCACCGTCGCGTCGCTCCGGTCCGTCGCGCTCCTCACCTCCGGTGTGCTGGCGCTCCCCGCACTGACCGGCTGCTCCTCGGGCGACGACGCCGCCGGCGCGGTCGCGGCCCCCCAGGACATCGGCGCGGCGGCCCGGCCCCAGGTCGCCGACGGGGGCACCCTGCGCTGGGCCGTCGACGCGCTGCCCCAGACCCTCAACGTCTTCCAGGCCGACGCCGACGCCGCCACCGCGCGGATCACCGGCGCGGTGCTGCCGTCCCTCTTCACCCTGGACGAGCGCGGCCGCCCGGAGCGCAATCCGGACTATCTGGAGAGCGCGGAGATCGTGCAGCGCGAACCCAAGCAGGTCGTGCTCTACAAGCTCAACCAGAAGGCGGTGTGGAGCGACGGCCGGGAGATCGGCGCCCCCGACTTCCTCGCGCAGTGGCGCGCGCTCAGCGGCCGCGACACGGCGTACTGGACCGCGCGCAACGCCGGGTACGAGCGCATCGAGAA encodes the following:
- a CDS encoding succinate dehydrogenase/fumarate reductase iron-sulfur subunit; amino-acid sequence: MTTYDASFRVWRGDTGGGALEDFKVEVNEGEVVLDIIHRLQATQVPDLAVRWNCKAGKCGSCSAEINGRPRLLCMTRMSVFSPEETITVTPLRAFPVVRDLVTDVTFNYRKAREVPAFVPPKGVAAGEYRMQQVDVERSQEFRKCIECFLCQDTCHVVRDHEENKAAFAGPRFLMRIAELDMHPLDAAGETGLDRKATAQDEHGLGYCNITKCCTEVCPEHIKITDNALIPLKERAVDRKYDPLVWLGNKIGRRSGG
- a CDS encoding fumarate reductase/succinate dehydrogenase flavoprotein subunit, which translates into the protein MTQAERQQWDVVVVGAGGAGLRAAIEAREQGARTAVICKSLFGKAHTVMAEGGIAASMGNVNSGDNWQVHFRDTMRGGKFLNQWRMAELHAREAPDRVWELETWGALFDRTADGRISQRNFGGHEYPRLAHVGDRTGLELIRTLQQKIVSLQQDDMREFGDYEARLKVFQECTVTRILKEHSLKEGDRVSGAFCYERESGRFFVLEAPAVVLATGGIGKSFKVTSNSWEYTGDGHALALLAGAPLLNMEFVQFHPTGMVWPPSVKGILVTESVRGDGGVLRNSEGKRFMFDYVPDVFKEKYAESEEEGDRWYEDPDHNRRPPELLPRDEVARAINSEVKAGRGSPHGGVFLDVSTRMPAEVIRRRLPSMHHQFKELADVDITAEPMEVGPTCHYVMGGIAVESDTAAARGVPGLFAAGEVAGGMHGSNRLGGNSLSDLLVFGRRAGLHAAEYASALAGARPAVDEAQVDLAAAEALRPFSAEPQEGAAPENPYTLHQELQQAMNDLVGIIRRDAEMRQALEKLGELRVRARRAGVEGHRQFNPGWHLALDLRNMLLVSECVARAALERTESRGGHTREDWPAMDRSWRRANLLCRLADPTEGLAATDPVRGQIRLVREETEPIRADLLALFEKEELVKYLAEEELYE